From Pseudomonas sp. B21-028, one genomic window encodes:
- a CDS encoding glycoside hydrolase family 32 protein — MTLSLTTMNALMSPATLSPALEHAQQALLDGLSRVIQDYRPAYHLAPVAGWMNDPNGVVYFRGEYHVFYQHHPFEAKWGPMYWGHAKSADLVHWQHLPIALAPGDDFDRDGCFSGSAVVCGDTLALVYTGHTWLGDVGDERLIRQVQCLATSTDGIHFIKHGAVIEHPPADTIMHFRDPKVWKQDDHWYLIAGARLGDRPLLPLYRSVDLHAWEFLDYVDQGEEGDGYMWECPDLFRLDGRDVLLYSPQGMHPEGYERLNKYQTGYRVGRLDSEWHFTGGPFIELDNGHDFYAAQTLEAADGRRLVWAWLDMWESPMPSQAHHWCGMLGLPRELELHADRLRVFPARELTALRQAPLPGTPPWAGSGTQEVSHISGDRLEILVHLDLPGCTDGHLGVALRCSTDDENTEQTLLYYDGALQRLVLDRSRSGAQVGGQRSVPIDPALEQLQLRVFLDRSSIEVFDLNGRFSLSSRLYPRSDSLGVKLLASGTGGRVSIPRAWPLGSAWL, encoded by the coding sequence ATGACCTTGTCTTTGACTACCATGAACGCACTTATGTCCCCAGCAACCCTGTCCCCGGCCCTCGAACATGCGCAGCAGGCGCTGCTCGACGGCCTGTCCCGCGTCATCCAGGATTATCGACCCGCCTATCATCTTGCCCCTGTTGCGGGCTGGATGAATGACCCTAACGGGGTGGTGTACTTTCGGGGCGAATACCATGTGTTCTATCAACACCACCCCTTCGAAGCAAAATGGGGCCCCATGTATTGGGGTCATGCCAAGAGCGCTGACCTGGTCCATTGGCAGCACTTGCCCATTGCCCTGGCACCGGGCGACGACTTCGACCGCGACGGGTGCTTTTCCGGCAGTGCGGTGGTGTGCGGGGACACCTTGGCGCTGGTCTACACCGGGCATACCTGGCTGGGGGATGTGGGGGACGAACGCCTGATCCGGCAAGTCCAGTGCCTGGCTACCAGTACCGACGGCATCCACTTCATCAAGCATGGCGCGGTGATCGAACACCCACCCGCGGACACGATCATGCACTTTCGTGATCCCAAGGTCTGGAAGCAGGACGACCATTGGTACCTGATTGCCGGCGCACGCCTGGGCGACAGGCCGCTGCTGCCGTTGTATCGCTCAGTTGATCTGCACGCCTGGGAGTTCCTCGATTATGTCGACCAAGGCGAGGAAGGCGACGGCTATATGTGGGAGTGCCCGGATCTGTTTCGACTGGATGGGCGCGATGTGCTGCTGTACTCCCCCCAAGGCATGCACCCCGAGGGTTACGAACGGCTCAACAAGTACCAGACCGGCTACCGGGTAGGCCGGCTCGACAGCGAATGGCACTTCACCGGCGGCCCCTTCATCGAACTGGATAACGGCCATGACTTCTACGCCGCACAAACGCTGGAGGCCGCCGACGGCCGACGCCTGGTGTGGGCGTGGCTCGACATGTGGGAGAGCCCGATGCCGAGCCAGGCGCATCACTGGTGCGGCATGCTCGGCCTGCCCCGCGAGCTTGAGCTGCATGCCGATCGCCTGCGCGTGTTCCCGGCGCGGGAGTTGACGGCCTTGCGCCAGGCGCCGCTTCCAGGCACACCGCCATGGGCCGGCTCGGGCACTCAGGAGGTGTCGCACATCAGCGGCGACCGGCTCGAAATCCTGGTGCACCTGGACCTGCCCGGCTGCACCGACGGTCACCTGGGTGTCGCCTTGCGCTGCAGCACCGATGACGAAAACACTGAACAAACCCTGCTCTACTACGATGGGGCATTGCAGCGCCTGGTGCTGGATCGCAGCCGTTCGGGTGCGCAAGTCGGTGGTCAGCGCAGTGTGCCGATAGACCCGGCGCTGGAGCAGTTGCAATTGCGCGTGTTTCTTGATCGTTCGTCCATCGAGGTGTTTGACCTGAACGGACGCTTCAGCCTCAGCAGCCGCCTCTATCCCCGCTCCGACAGCCTGGGGGTGAAGTTGCTGGCCAGCGGGACCGGCGGGCGCGTCTCCATTCCCAGGGCATGGCCCCTGGGATCAGCCTGGCTATGA